TCCAAATTGGCGGAAATTTGAGCTGAAGATTCGCAAGAcatatcctgtgtgcatgacgcaggccgattttgaaaattttctttttaaaaacaatacaaaaataaaaaaaaacttgcgattttttatattaaaaacataaaaatatttttatattttttttaataaactttttgaaaatcagccttcgtcatgcacacgggaacgGTTAAacaagtcttcaccaaaattttgagccgatttggtcaaagtagTGTTGAGATATTTTggaactgctaacttcaaatagctatttctcggcaatgatacaaccaaatgtcttcaaatttgttttgttaatatatgaaaatgtatatttcaatgtgctgaaaacagatttgaaaaaagtttaagtgtgtacTCAAACCAACCGCtgaatttttttgtcaatttacatgtatgtaacccctttttatctgtgccagattttgacagatttcgacagattttaaattttctgccaattttgaacatcttgttgatcttttcgaaaatctaTAATTTAGTAATacgtcattctccgccaactcacacagcagttgccctgacCTCCTTTCGTtctgcgtgaaactttgtcctaaggggtaacttttgtccctgatcacgaatccgatgtccgttttttttatatctcgtgacggaggggcggtacgaccccttcaatttttgaacacttGGTTTCGacaccccttcaatttttgaacatgctaaaaagacatatttttcaacaatttgcaacctgaaaatgtgatgagatggaaatttggtgttccaaaattcaaaattggacgccctatttgATGGTGGACTtaaaattccgaataaacgtatttttcatcgaaaaaaaaacacaaaaaagttttataaactctgccgttactcaactgtaatctttttggaacatgtcattttgagggaaattaaaatttaattgatttaaattacTATTCGCAAATGGTGCTTTTGCGCTCATTTTGAAGGgaatgaaatttgcaaaaaaaaaataacttaacaaGCTCCAATATCGCGTTTCACTTCAATTTAAATCTGAATGAACTCATTGCTGCATCGGTCATCGCTGAATGATCCTTGCTATACGTACGTGCCCGCGTGGAGCAAACGCGTTTTTCGCGCTTTCTTCGCCGCGGGTCAAATTTCCCCTCAAAGTCGACTCATCAAGATCCACTTGCGCCCCGAGCGCATTACAAAACGTTGTATTGCACAAAAACAATTAACATGAATCAAACATACTTAGGGTGACACTTTTCGACCACTCTCGAAACCAAGTGTCCAAGGATCGGATTTCACTATCGAAGAACTTCGAGGGCCCCGTCCAGGTTGGCTTGCAGGAGGGGAGTTTTCGCGGAATTCCCTGAACGACGTCAAAGTTGGTTGGTCGTGACGCGACTTGGCAGCCAGGTAGCAAACgtaatgtaaaaataaaattcattgtaAATTGAATAACCTCTGAGAAAAAACGCGCGCCCGCGCAGGTCCACCCCGGGGCCTGGGTGTGCGCGTTGAGGTTCAAGGTACTCTCTAATTTTACGAGGAAACCCGGGAGTCAATGTTTGTTATTTGAGGCAGTGTGTGGGCATTGCGGTTCGGCGGAAAAAGCTGGCCAATAATTGTCCTTTGAGCATTTTTGTGCGGGAGCGCCCTTAAGAAGGTGGTTGTTTTGAACCGGATTAGCGTGAAATTGGGTAGCACGTTGGACTGGCTGGCATCAGCACGTTTCGTTGGGGGGCAGTCATTGGCATCGGACAGGATTGGACTGGTGGTTCATGGCGGGAAATACTACTCGATGTGATGAATGTAGTTATTGATGGTGAAATATTGACACTTGAAAAGACAAAAGACGAAATGATTCTAAATATCATTAAAAGTGAACCTTACATTGAATacattataataatttaaatttacaaaacttttgatcgaagcttgaaagttgaaaatactGATGAGCCAACATTATATGCCAGATGAAAACATATGCTTTTACCTTGAACAGTGCATCAAATAATTTACACTACGCAAACATAACataaaaagcattcaaaattcaaacaaaagcaGGGACAATCACAGTCACGACGTTTTAGCAGGATTCTACCACagttctagcagaaatgttccagcGTTCCAGCAGGATTCTGgtagaaccagctctgctaaaaTGATAAAGcagaaaatgttagttttgattattttagacCGACTACGCTTTTGCTTGTAGTTAAAAATACAAGTTATAATAAATTTCAGAACTCcaataaaaattaattgtttttagaacaaaaatagCGGCAAATTTTTGCCCAAAATGTTTTTTCCGATGCAAAAAGAAATTAACTAAactatttatttacaaaatcagCAAAACATGTTGAATGCTTTGTTTTAGGTATAATTGATTGCGTAATAAATGTTGTAAAtggacacttagtagcacatcatttttgtattagctggcaaaaaatcatgtaataagttgtaaATGTATTAATATCATCagaatgtagtataaacagtcaattTTAAGAGAAATATCATGCGAAATAAtgcgaaatccggacacttttgcttcgaatcgaatcttttttcttacgaatcgtactaatttggattgaaattttagcgaatggcattctttaggtctcaaataagctgttaacatcaaaacaatcgatactTTGTATAGAATTttactagaatttaaggaaatcaaaaccataattttctgctttgccttctcgGTGCTACGCACGcctctgaaatatttcagtgaaatgtttctcatttttggtaaactcatatttttattttatttaattgttttggcattgactacagcgtccaaaccaatttgaaatgaaagttgatgttagaattcatcaaataacacagttttgacaattattatgcaaacttatattcaaataattgcgggtttcgaagcgtccgggaattcggaTCATGAAGTTTTGTTAAGAAACTGTGAAacactgaaattaaaaataaaactcaagcATACTGCGAACATTCACTTTCATTGTTCCATCAACAACAGCCCGGAAAATCCACGGAAGATGAAACATCGCATTCGTGTGTCGGGCGCGCTGCATACCAATCGGGCGATTTTTACACGATGTTGGAATGATGGTTTGATGTTTGATTGTTTTGCTCATCATCACGAAATTTATGATTATATCAGTGGAACCCTCATTCGAAACACTTCTTCTTTTTAATTATTGGATAAAAGCCCTGTGTAGGTTCCTTTTGTTCAAGAGAAATGGTTTAGTGTTATTTTGTTGTATTTGCCAAAGCGCCTGATGCGCAGGCAACATGCAGAGCATTTACACGCATAAGTGCATTAACTGAAACTTGCAGtttagtttactgaaaaaagtggattgcatttcgaaaataaaatattttttttttaatatatgatTCGATTActgtccagattcgattatccgaagttctcgaataaatttcactttggatattcgaaactttggataatcaaatcatgggATTTTTTCCATGTCTTGTTTTGAGTTGTTGAGCCTTAATATGACCCCAACAATGCTCTGAagtgttttggaattttttaatccaagatgtgTGGCAATCAACCATACAAACTTTACTAAAAGGGTATCGCTGAACTCAAACTTGACGATAAAAAGTGACAAagtaaaaaaacgcattttttttatctatgatTTGATTATATGTTGTTGTTTGTTATATTAATGTGAATCTCCTAAGAATACGGATCAACGAAATTCAGATTCTGGAAACCTCATCGATATTTTAAAGCTTATTTATGCCGGATCTCAGACGTTTTGATGAATATGATGTCCGAATCAAATACGAAATTTATCATTAGAAggcaatttgttaaaaaaaaactttccactaAGTCATAAATTAAGAACATCTGGTTaactcaagttatgaccacattAGTTATACCACTGACGACCACTGACGTCAGTGGTTATACACCGTATTCTTTATTTAAGCAACGTAATGGGAGTGTTTGaacgagaatcgtttaaaattcCAACATCCAAGTCCCCTCCTGGTTACAACCTTGAttggattttaccaaattttaggATATTCCTAAAAtctagggcgtccaaatttcccgggttttgaatttcccgggaaacgggaaaaatatttttggaatcccgggaattcccgggatcccgggaaattgttgaaacagtaataaaatctaagttttcattatatttgttatgttttcaagcacaAAATCAcagaattagctcaatcatataaattgctgatattctacacttcaatctatacaaggacgacagtttttaaaaagcctatataaaattaaaataagtttttttgttctttgttgtgctttgcattttaaatgaactacaatgtgattcaaattaaataaacttatacaaatatatttcttttttatttgacatgaTCAGAAAAGCtagaaaaatttctttgaaaatgtatttaaaaaacaagaggcgacaacaaattaaattacaccagccaatgtaaaatttaagataagttttgaatttcatgttttacattataaaaatgtatgcaacaagtggcaaaaagaagattttttcagcacgagttgtacatttatcggataaatctcgattactttttcaaaaggtcctatgtacataggaaactcttggcgcatttgttgttttgaaaaagttatctagaaatacgacaagttctggaaaaatcaagttttacaacaagttgcttacaacatcttTTACAATCACGAATGAACGTCTTTCGAatgaaatttttgcaaacatccatgtgttaaataaattcaccgttaaaattaaaaaataatttaaaaattttacttgtcctgttttaaccaaagtaattcaaaacatcatgcaaaaaaaatactaaatagcTGTCTTGATTCGtttcatttgtcctgatttgccccacaTAACAGTGTTGATGaaacataatttgatttgatttttttttttcaacttttaaatcataaatataagtagacatatcaatcttttaaaaatatacaaaatcaaatatgaaatatttaaagcgctaggcattttgcagatcggtaaactaaaatttaaacagttttccctaataaactaaatttccagagttttttttttaaaaggtccaataagctattgtctttcatataggaccttatcaaaaaaaagtcgagatttatgctgatatatgccgaatacaaattataatgctttaaaattattatcgattctgaggtattcaactgttcatatatttccacaaccaaatcagaatttccagaccaaaatttgttttttttttcgggaattcccgggacaaattataaaaaatcccgggattcgggaattcccggttctggaaaaatcccgggatttttgtcccgggaattcccgggatggacgcactactaaAATCCCAAACTGTCTCATTTTCCGTCTTTCTTTTGAGCCGATGGGTAACGATGAGACGATTTTTGTTCATAAAAGGATTCAAAAACATTGTTAATCGTCCTAGATATgatttgaacatgatttttgactCATTTTAATGTTACTTAAATACTTTTTCGTATAACTATTTTTAATGTAAGTTTAAAGTTGGTAACCTCGCATTAAAAATGTACTGGAATGTAACTTTCATTGAAACATTACAATCACGCGATGAGAGGTAGCCAGAAATACTCGCTGGCTCGGtcctttaggtaaaaataagtaagtgtgccaattttgagcctttatctttgaagtttgtatggctGTATCGCTTTTTATCTTTGAAGTTTCTatgacaaaaaaagaaaaaatgtacggggcaaataaaaaaaatcgagtcagaaggtatccctgatgtcgatttctttttattgtcaccctagtgtaCAATCAGACAGTGACATTACTCTGCATGTCGACGCCGTCCGGAAAAAAggcgttttaatgtttattcaaataaacaaaaacgataccacgcaatgtaaacaataacaaacactttTTGTGTGATAGAtgattctgtgcattgtcctgaagtttgattgaatttggttgctggagttgcCGGTTGCCGagttataactgaaaatgtttacgatAGTCGAGCTTGtccctgtgtcaaacgcgttctgacctgaaatcccgcACATACgtcaatttgacaaaattgacatacgacaagttagcacgacagtgaTGATATGAGGTCAGATGTCATAACTagtttggtcaatgttagagcACTTATTTAGAATTTACATTCTAAAACAATAGAAAAGACATCATTAAATGTTGAtgtacaaaatacaaaataattgaaaGTTAAAACCCAAAAAAGTGTCATTGACTTCTCTACCCTAATAACGGCTTCGATTAAGGATGTGTCTAGAATAAAGAATTCTCAGCATTTCTTAGTATTTTGGAAAGTTTCCGAAATGCATCAACTGCATTTTGTCGTTGCATGGTTTTGGGACATCTGGGATTTTCTAGGCCATTcaaaacttccggaaattttgagtaagaGGCTTACCAAGGAGACAATTCGAAGTTTCAAGATTTTGTCAACGGATTCTATCGAAAATTGTACTGACAACTTATTAGGATCCGGATGTTCTTGGGCAGCAATTGAGGAGTTTCTTTCTATTTATCAAAAACCATTCAATTCATTTCGTTTATTAAATACAGTTTGGTTCAGACAAATAAATAAGACAGtgaaagcaaaataaataacaaacaaTCCAGAGCAGTTCAGGATTGAAATTCAACAATTCGTCTATGACACACACATTGCCCGCGTGGTAATCCCTAGTTCTAAATTGGCGATGGCCAATTTAGCAGGTCAACCGCAGGGCGTATGGCAACATCGTTTCTTTTTCGATGAGTATTTTTGATCTAGGTTTTCTTCTCTTTTTGGTTtgctggtgtttttttttttctgtacattTGTTTAATCTACGGATTGCTCGATGATTGAGGGAGTGGTGActcatttttggttatttttgaagGTGGGATTTTGGTATTTAGTAAGCGTGAGCCGAGCTCGcggacgaggacgacgacgacgaggaggaggaagaggaagGCGAGGAAGATCCAGAGATGGACGACGATCCGGAGTTGTAGGCGGTGGAGCCGTACGAGCTGCTGGATCCGCTGGAACTCGGGTAGTACGAGCTGTAGGCCAGGCTGTGGCTGGACGAGGCGGTCGACGGTTCCCAGACGCGGGAGTACGGTCCACCGGACGAGGAGCCTTCCCAGGACGAGGGTGGGCCGTAGCTGGAGGCGGGTTCGGTGGTGGCCGGAACCGGTGCTCCGTACTCAGCGGCCGGCATCATTGGCATCATCGACATCATGGGCATTCCGAGGCCGGACTTCTTGACCAGCTGGGCGACCAGGAAGCCCAGGACCAGGGTGATGGCCAGCTTGGACAGGATCAGCGCCTTCATCGCCTTAAGGCCGATCAGCGCGACGAAGATCGGCATCAAGGCCTTCATCTTGagcttcagcagcagcagcactggAAGCAGGAGTTTCTTCTTCAGTAAATGACCACGGGATTCTGCGGCAGCAGTGTGATGAGATGCGATGATGgaggagagagaaagagaggggAAATTGCGTGCCAGACGGGCACGCCCAAAAGGGGTTTTACGGTTTAGTAAGTTAGTGGTAGTTAAAGTTGTGTGTAATTTgtgtggaattttgaaaattgtttgtcTGGAAGTCAATCAGTTGAGTTTCCAAGTCCTTTGAAATCGATGATCTGGGAACCATTGATAGAACATCTCAGGGTTTtctttgttgtgtttgtttggttccaatcgaactgtcaaatcgggttTCCAAacgagcaacaagatcatgcaagaatCATTGCGTTAGCTGTAATTTTTCGCAAGAATTTCCGACATAATGGCTAAACATCTCTGAAAATCCATCAATCAACTAATGAACGGTAAATTTGAATGGTAATAAACTCACCACGGGGATTCGAATTCACCACtacaattaaaaatacattgatggtaaaaaataaaaaaatctggccCAATTCAAAAAACGTCCTTACTGCGTTTgtgaaacagattttttttgtctctagaacaaaacaatttaatattgttcCTCAGTACGTAAATTACGTACAGTATTTAGCgcaaatatatataaatttagTAGGCATAATTTATTAGAAAAACGATTATAAGAGATTTGTttactatcatttttttcaccaaggcaaaagttgagtttttgagtttttttttactttgtttaaagcaaaaaaatcatttccattttttttaaatcgtgtttaTCGAACTTCTATTTTacaaatatctcaaaaaagaggtagcatttatttaaattatttcttaGTGAGTGATTCTAAATTCTTGAAGATTATACCATGATTATAACAGTTATTaccaagaaattcaaaaaatgagaATCGCCTGTTGCATCATTCAATTCAGTTGTGAAAAACACAGTGAGAATTCTATAATTAAAAacacttcaacttttttgcaCAGCCTAAACTCGtggttaatattttcaaaagacaACGATTTAgcaaggaaatttaaaaatgaaattattttaatttaagaaatgtTCCTTTCAGAATTGTGCCTTGATTCACGAGTTTACGTTCAATCTACTTTTCAAGAATTGCATGTCCAATCCACTAAGTCCAAAAAGAGTGATTCTTGTGTTGTATGTTAATCCATTAAAATCATTGCACCAGTTTTAAAACTTTCAGCCATAAATCTCTAAACGATTCTTCACCGGATGTTCTACTATAGCCATGCACTCTAGACCAACCACGCATGCAAACCGTTCAGTGTTCAT
This is a stretch of genomic DNA from Culex pipiens pallens isolate TS chromosome 1, TS_CPP_V2, whole genome shotgun sequence. It encodes these proteins:
- the LOC120428963 gene encoding uncharacterized protein LOC120428963 isoform X1, whose protein sequence is MKSVTCLVLGLALFGAGVSCASIASNLVEATPRIGSSEELLSSIVNECFDATDSVMTCLKGKVLVYLDGVLGLREEQARAFESRNVDKVIFDRVARVLATHEFAMRLPEDTVVSYRADKGIDFSSLPVGLATESRGHLLKKKLLLPVLLLLKLKMKALMPIFVALIGLKAMKALILSKLAITLVLGFLVAQLVKKSGLGMPMMSMMPMMPAAEYGAPVPATTEPASSYGPPSSWEGSSSGGPYSRVWEPSTASSSHSLAYSSYYPSSSGSSSSYGSTAYNSGSSSISGSSSPSSSSSSSSSSSSASSAHAY
- the LOC120428963 gene encoding uncharacterized protein LOC120428963 isoform X2, whose translation is MKSVTCLVLGLALFGAGVSCASIASNLVEATPRIGSSEELLSSIVNECFDATDSVMTCLKGKVLVYLDGVLGLREEQARAFESRNVDKVIFDRVARVLATHEFAMRLPEDTVVSYRADKGIDFSSLPVGLATVLLLLKLKMKALMPIFVALIGLKAMKALILSKLAITLVLGFLVAQLVKKSGLGMPMMSMMPMMPAAEYGAPVPATTEPASSYGPPSSWEGSSSGGPYSRVWEPSTASSSHSLAYSSYYPSSSGSSSSYGSTAYNSGSSSISGSSSPSSSSSSSSSSSSASSAHAY